In a genomic window of Syntrophales bacterium:
- a CDS encoding sigma-54 dependent transcriptional regulator, whose protein sequence is MKNLNILIVEDGQSQRQMLRDFLNGEGYSVAEAENGETAISQVRNRHFDLLLLDYKMPGMDGMQVLKEVKRINPEIDVVIVTAFGTIETAVDAMKAGALDYITKPIEFDELLLLVDRVAERRTLIRENELLRQELQQKGVTSEQIIYASNAMGELINLAGRVAASRATVLIQGESGTGKELMARLVHQLSPRSTKPFIAVNCGALHENLLESELFGHERGAFTGAVARRIGRFEEADGGTLFLDEVGELSPSVQVKLLRFLQEREFQRLGGNQTLRSDVRIISATNRNLESRVREGAFREDLFYRLNVVLMSVPPLRERKDDIPDLVQHFISRFRAENGKEIEGVSREAQDLLMKYDYPGNVRELENILERAVVIARNPLITADDLPFRDDWSEAEEDGTGSEGPLRNAVEDLERRLILDAMEKAGGQHLKAAESLGLNKRMLRYKLKKYGIRG, encoded by the coding sequence ATGAAGAACCTCAATATCCTGATCGTTGAAGACGGCCAGTCGCAGCGGCAGATGCTCCGCGATTTCCTCAACGGGGAAGGGTACAGCGTGGCCGAGGCGGAGAACGGCGAGACCGCCATTTCCCAGGTGAGAAACCGCCATTTCGACCTGCTTCTCCTGGACTATAAGATGCCCGGTATGGACGGCATGCAGGTTCTCAAGGAGGTCAAGCGGATCAATCCCGAAATCGACGTCGTCATCGTCACGGCGTTTGGAACCATCGAGACGGCGGTCGACGCCATGAAAGCCGGCGCCCTCGATTACATCACAAAGCCCATCGAGTTCGACGAGCTGCTCCTCCTGGTGGACCGGGTGGCGGAGCGCCGGACGCTGATCCGTGAAAACGAGCTTCTCCGCCAGGAGCTCCAGCAGAAAGGCGTTACCTCGGAGCAGATCATTTACGCGAGCAACGCCATGGGGGAACTCATCAACCTCGCGGGACGGGTCGCTGCCAGCCGGGCAACGGTCCTAATCCAGGGGGAAAGCGGGACGGGAAAGGAATTGATGGCGCGCCTGGTCCACCAGTTGAGTCCGCGCTCTACGAAACCGTTCATCGCTGTCAACTGCGGAGCCTTGCATGAGAACCTCCTGGAGAGCGAGCTCTTCGGACACGAGCGGGGCGCCTTCACGGGGGCCGTGGCGCGACGCATCGGACGGTTCGAGGAGGCCGACGGGGGGACCCTCTTCTTGGACGAGGTAGGGGAGCTTTCGCCATCGGTCCAGGTCAAGCTGCTCCGCTTTCTCCAGGAGCGTGAGTTCCAACGCCTGGGGGGAAACCAGACGCTCCGGTCGGACGTACGGATCATCAGCGCCACCAACCGCAACCTGGAAAGCCGGGTCAGGGAGGGAGCATTCCGGGAGGACCTGTTTTACCGCCTCAATGTTGTCCTCATGTCCGTTCCGCCCCTCCGGGAAAGAAAGGACGACATCCCCGACCTTGTGCAGCATTTCATTTCGCGGTTCCGTGCCGAAAACGGCAAGGAGATCGAGGGAGTCAGCCGGGAAGCCCAGGATCTGCTCATGAAATACGACTACCCTGGCAACGTCCGGGAGCTGGAAAACATCCTGGAGCGGGCGGTCGTGATCGCCCGGAACCCGCTGATCACGGCGGACGACCTCCCCTTCCGCGACGACTGGTCCGAAGCCGAGGAGGATGGGACGGGTAGCGAGGGACCTCTCAGGAACGCCGTGGAGGACCTGGAAAGGCGGCTGATCCTGGATGCCATGGAAAAAGCCGGGGGACAGCACCTCAAGGCGGCGGAGAGCCTCGGGCTGAACAAGCGGATGCTCCGGTACAAGCTGAAGAAGTATGGAATCCGTGGTTGA
- the cutA gene encoding divalent-cation tolerance protein CutA, with amino-acid sequence MPMETFIQVVTTVEKQEDAQRIARAMVEKRLAACAQVVGPITSTYWWKGRIEEAQEWQCLLKTREDRFDVLEQAIRGIHPYEVPEIVSMPLVQVSPAYREWLRQELT; translated from the coding sequence ATGCCGATGGAGACGTTTATCCAGGTCGTGACGACGGTAGAGAAGCAGGAGGATGCACAGCGGATCGCCCGGGCCATGGTGGAGAAGCGCCTTGCCGCCTGTGCCCAGGTGGTCGGACCGATCACGAGCACCTACTGGTGGAAAGGGCGGATCGAGGAGGCACAGGAGTGGCAGTGCCTCCTGAAGACCCGGGAAGACCGGTTCGATGTGCTGGAGCAGGCCATTCGGGGAATTCATCCTTACGAAGTTCCGGAAATCGTCTCCATGCCCCTGGTGCAGGTGAGTCCCGCCTACCGGGAATGGCTCCGGCAGGAGCTCACTTGA